tcaaaatgaacaatgtttttcttgatttcgagcaacaaattaattacttgttatatcaaaaatgagacgagtgcctccggccatcagcgtggggcagcaccaaaggtgctgccctgcgctgatgtcaattaaagaaaaacatccctcgagatagtacctatcagtaaaatataaaattctagaagggctgatcaaaaatataaattgaaatgtaatgcaaagtaggcaattatgtaaagttaaaaaacttaataaatcatgaagtactcaaatataaatatatagatggatattaacagagaacagtTACCATTAGTGTGTaggcggatatagctgagcagcagcaacaaaaaagtggatttttaaaaattgcaacatttaaaacttcttttcttactaatttttctaatttttcctatcgcaacgaaacaacaaagtctcccggtttaaaaacaacacgcgactgcacgacgaacaaatacactcattattaaaaattccatgttcaattaaaaaggaaataatttcgttttggttaaaacgtaaactctttacgtgccctactaaacactccgacacacacaattcactagggttggtcgaactagtggattgTTGATtcacctactgaacacgatatcttgtgaagcactgactctgccccggagaactcagataacagatacgttatcaggctgctatcagtcccggctgCAGATAATGTTCAGttaacagattatccagacacagcacacaaactgaacatttaaaacattaggAAACTTAACCACTTAGAATATACCCCTAAAATcgtgttatttgtcatttgcaaccccctagtactatatatattttttgttcaggaggcgtgagcagaatacgttggtaacgtcaaattcgtgatttgccgccccggccttTTATCTTACAGCTACGaattactgtaacaagaagaatctcgcaattacaattttaaatacataaattttacaataacattacaaaacaacaaaaccaactgaGGCCTAGAATTAGATACCAAAGAAacctaacaatatttataacttgcccagcttgatattaATAAGTAGCCgtttttgtgaaatggagaaaaTAATTttccccatgtgttaccaggagccaaacccacatgttgaagtttcttaaacaaatcttgtcacttgtgagaaatatcttagatgttttcctcattttcaaagtctcataatattaattacttcttattgtttatttttacaataaaattactacGTATAACTACTAcgtaagttgaaatcatatgctaagttaaataaattgtaatatcgaattatccttcagataaaaacaatcaaaccattagATAATAGCAATCTAATAACGAGTgaaggccgcttattaaagtttACCTGGGGAGACTAGTAAGTGGTTTACACTCGTTTATTCGGTTATTATTATCTCACACGATTCATTATACTatccaaaattcaatattatataataagtgtacgctacaagaattataatacattacaagttttaactaaataaatttacaaacaaaactacaATATTTGCAGCTTGCCGGAATAGCAGTTATATGAAACATCCACTTATATGAAATGAAGTTAAGGATTCTCGCTCTTGCTGCAGGCTTTGTTTCAGGCCTCCCCTCCATCCTCTTATCAGATGGCGGGAACGAggcatcaataataataaaagtatttacacaTTTCTTCCTgtgtaatttagatatattttttatatcactttAGGTTCATTTTTTTCTGTACTTACGCACTATATGGACCCCAcctatttttttaccaaattaggtaaagtaaggttatgttatgttaaattactattcataacataacctaaactaacctagGTCAGGAGACTAGGTAGTGGACATGCAGGAGCGGGCGCGTGAGCCACTGTTCGGCGCCTGGCGCGACTGTCACTGCCTGACAAATGCCCTTATAAGCCGCTGGCACATACTGCCAGCGACAGTAACAGTCATTCCATTGCCATCGCTATGCTGATTTGAGAGCTGCCATCTACAAAAGAAGAAGCCGTGGGTTTTTTCCAATTGTGAGGTTTTGCTGCCCATGACGAAATTATGCGAAGGAGGACATCCTATGAAGATGTATTTCAGCGAACAATACCCTTTTTGGAAATGCAATGTCAGACCATGCAAGAAGAAAGTGGGGTATCGTGTTGGTAGGGGAAAGGGGggtacctttgaacacttttttgaaaaaatatttttgtattttttttaaattaattattttgataaacaagCATGGGGACATTGATCTTTAGACTATTAtgcaaaaaattacttaaattaatgataataatcttcaaaatatctaggcaaaaaaaaaaattaaagttcactGCATGTTGTTCAAATGTACCCCACTAAGGGGTACATTTGAACAAGCCTGGGGTAGGTTTGAACAAGGACGGGGTGGATTTGAACATTGGATAATTAGTAAAGAAAAACTAAGgaaatacacaaaaacattttattcatagtGTTGCACTAATCAAAGGTACATTACAGattgtgtaaacaaaatttaggtTCAACTTCTACTTTTTTAACATTGAGTATTTTGATCGAATTCTCCTTTTACACTTGTCGTCGATGAGAAAGGGTCCATTTCCAATCAAAGGTACTGGCCcgtaaaaaagatatttattttctatcacTTGAACATCATCATGTTTTGGCCACTCATATGAATCTCCAAGTCCTTctttcaaaaacttaattttagaaaatccttCATCCGGGAAATCAACCACCCTTCCTAAATACCAacttatatcataaaatacagcATAGTATTTTTCAAGCATCGgacatatttttacttgtttagacAGGTTAGGCCTATCGAAGTTGTCATCTTCTTCAGAGCTCTCCACCCAGTCTGATTCTCCACTTTCCATATAAATAGGGTCAGGATCGTCACAGTCAGACTCGTATGAAATAGATTTATGcttatttgtttttcttcttttgttatgtcctgatttttttgtttttttctggtaaatctaattttctttttgCCTTTATGTCACGCTGCTTCCTTAGTtcttctttttttctgtttttctaaaaAGCTTTCTTTTGATTTCTTCTTCCAACCGAATTTTTTCTGGAGTGGCCGTAATTATTTTCGATTTTCCTGGTTCTCTTCCTTTTTTACATTCTACTGAAGATTTTGCCTGCAGCTGGGGATAAGGCCTAACAACCTCTGGACTAGGAGACACTGCTACGGTTTTGTTTAAAATCCCATCATTTTAGGCTTTCATTTTCAATTGATGTTGAACCTGTAGGTCTAAGCATTAGATGTACCTTGGCTGTAATTTTCATTTTCGCGTGCCTAGATTAGAAGATTTCGTAGTGTCAGGTGTAGGCGTACTAGAGGTTATCATCGCTTTCAGAAAATGGGAAATCTTCATCAGTAAACACAGTTGTAGAATATGGCCATATTCCACACTCCTCAAATCCTTTTAAGATATTCTGCCTTGTAAATGCTAAATTAAAAGCTTTTGATGCCAACCCAGCTAAATCATGAATTGAGAGTTTAGATCCGGGGTTGTTTGTTAGCCAGTTATTTTGAACTGTGgctaaagttttgtttaaatggtCCTAAAATTGAAACATCTAGAGGTTGGACACGATGGCTACAATGAGGAGGTATTGTCACAATACAAATACCATTATCTCTTGCGTATAATATTGCATCCAGAGTGCAATGGGATTCGTGGTTGTCGAGAATCAACAAAACTGGTGATTCTTTTGAGCAGTGGCTGTTACTTCACAAAGTGCTCCAGCACTTTGAGGAACAAAGCATTAGTGATCCCACCCACTAGTAGGGGAGTTAACAAGTCCTAAGCTTCCACTGATAGCACCTACCATTAAAACTGTCATGTAGTCTAGCTCGGGGAAATATGAAAACTGGAGGAATGGTATTGCCTGCCGCATTAACAGTAGCAACCATTGTAATAAGGCTGCCTCTTTCTCCAGACACAACTTGGCCTACTTGTTTAGTGCCTTTTTTAGCTACAACATTTGGGGCTTGCACGACAGTTTTAATCCCAGTTTCATCAAGATTGTAAATGTCACTCGgagaaaatttgtgttttttgtaaacatcatctaagtttttttgaaattcttCAATGTTTTTCCGATTGAAACCTAATGTTCTAGCTAAGCTTGTGTTTTCAGGTTTTCTCAGTGATAAATCTTTATGTCTTTTCATAAAACCTTTCAACCAATCTAAACCAGCTGTTTTATTATCTTCCCATTTTTTTGGACATCGGCCCAATTTTTCTGCATACTGAAATGCAAGAGCTCTAATGATTTTGTACGTGAGACCATAGTTTCATCGCagaacatgtaataatatattcttctagcATTTTTTTCTTCTTGAGCTGAAAATACTTGGTTAGAAGTGTACTTGctattaaatgttaaaagggTGCGGGTGCTGAAGGGACTCGGATATCAGTGTGCTCAGATGGTAAATTTGTCTTTAGAAGAGCCTTTGCTTTTTTTATTCGATAGAATAACATGGTATGAACCAAGCCAAACGATTCTGCTGCATGACGTATTGGGACGTTTTTTCCAAAACAAGCTTAACAGCTTCCTCCACATCTCGCTCATTTATCTCTGGGCCCACTTTTTTCTTGATGTAGTTTCTAACCATTGTAACCTTGAAACAATACAAAGTGAGTTATTACTTAAACATAATGTaagttagtaatttattgttttagtagtGCCAAGGCCTACAATGTAAGATCAAAttagttttgtttcaatattagACTGCTgatatccaattttttttaatgaagagattTAAGACGTAAGACAACTTGTGTGTTTTAATGTAAGAAAAGtactagatttaaaaatataaacattgaactAATACAAAAAATAGGCCTCAAGCTTATTCTAATCTTGATGATAGCCTACCATTATATGTTCTAGGTTTAAAACAAttctcttaatatttataattttccagtaaaaaataaaataaataaattgtttaacttgtacaaatgctaataaataacctaaaaaattcggctttcttatattttacctttttttacaaaaccagtaACTTATGaaaatttatgaatgttttcaaatGTACCCCCCCCCAATGTTTTTGTTCAAATGTACCGCCACATGTCCATCAGTAGaagaaactgatattttttctTTAGGATATGTTGGAgtggggcggggggggggggggggggtgaggattatcttatgttattatattcaaaaaatttgCTCATAAATGTACTTACCTAGAATATAAGTTTGGGtcaattcttcaattctttctttccCCGCTGAAAGTCATACAACTCAAATACTcaaaaaaaagtttacaaaatgtgGCTAAACCTAACTATCTGGCACTGAAATACAAAGGTTTAAAAGAAATGAGGGAAACAGTGTACTAGGTCATACAGAGAAAGAAGAAGTAGAAAAAAAAATCAGCAGTTAGCTCATCAAATGGCGGGAAATTTAAACTTGTTCAAATGTGCCCCCATTCAAAGGTAAACCCCCCTCTCCCCTACTTGGTTTGAACACAGTAGGTTACCTTTTGTAAACAACATTGCGTTTTATAGTATTGTTGGTGCGAGGAACTAAAGTGGTATGGCCGACAGTAGGTAATGTCTACTCACATAAAATTGGactgtaaaaattacatgaaaGAGGTATGTGTTGAATCTGTTATAAAAAAGAATGTTGGGAAAATtgggaaaaaaacatttttcggTCAACCACAGCTACTTCGTAGATCCCAAAAACTGGGGCCAACATGCAGCGTGTAGAAAGAATGTGGGGTAGTGTAAAGTGGCGCAATAAGGTCCAAAGGGGGAACTGCTCGGCATCATCTGGATACCTACTTGGCGGAATACATGTGGCGGTCGGGCAGTAGCGGAGAAACGGGAGGCGATAGGTTAGATGCATTGCTAGCGGACATCATGGCCTTCTGGGATGACGCCAATACACAGTAACCATTTTTTCTCTctgttcattattgtaaatatattcatattcatgCTACACATGTTTTTTCCTTCTAACTGTGcccaatttgtaaaaaaataggtGGGGTCCGTATAGTGCATAAGTaccattttttgttataattcagtagcagaaaacatttgaaaaaatctgaatttttatgttttaggtaatctcaataaaactgtacaatttatTAACTAGGAAAGCCAGtatattccatttatatttttaggttccACAGCCATATGATGGGTAATGAAAGGAGTCAGCCAACAGGACTGTCAATTGATGAAACAGCGACTGAAGTAACTGACAGCTGGTCACTTCATGGAGCAACTTATGCAGTTGGAAGTGTGCCAAAGATATCAGTTTTTGTCACATCATGTAGTAATTCCTCTGAAGTCTCTCAGTTGGAAAAATTCACAAAGGTTGTTCATAGAGttcattatttcatgtttaaataaatatatatatatatatatatatatatatatatatatatatatatatatatctatatatatatatgtataacattttcaataaagattaaatcacaaCACAAAAAATACTCAAACCCAGTCTCTCACTTGATGCATGAACACGCTACCACTAGACAACAGaggccttactttttacgattcaattatctTATATTTGACCCTTTCTgtcatatgtatattatatatatatgaacattaCCACgctcacctggcaagtgagagatctgaaCTTGATGCccagtggagcaagtactttctgTGGTTCAATcattgttgaaataattaaattactgtttattcaatttaatgaatatacatGTTACACAAAAAGTACCAGAACTTTAGCATGTATTGTGAACAATCACAGATTAAGCTATAtgcatgaaggaaacaggatttttccaaacatttgcctTTGTTTAGTGATATAATACAATGAATCAGTGAATTGAATCATCACTgttgattgtattgtattactgaacgatagcaaatgtccggaaaaatcctgtttccttctcaatccttccatcgtcaaaaacaaactatgCTTGTTGCTGTTGAACACAATTTTAGCATATCTTGAGTGGTGTCCACTACCTTCACCGGGGACTGCCTCAAGGAGACaatagataatattaaataaaaacatatatctagttgtatatttaattgtacatAACTTCAAACATTCATCCCAACCAAAATGgctagatattatatatatatatgtacaattattaacttactgtagataatattagCACACATATGTGTGTATCAGATCTAATGTTAAAACCTAATTCCAGTATTTTCAAGAAATGGTATGGGTCttaaaaaggttaaaacaaagttttatattttttagaatgttaTGTTATACCGTCATCCTTGCATCTTAAAATATGTAGCAAGCTGGAAGAAAGGATGGAAGTTTCACTTGGCCACAGAACAAGTACAGCCTCTTGCTCAGGTTCTTCCCTCTCAAACTGCACTCCAAGTCTGTGTGGGTCTGCAGAACATTCTGAAAGCTCTGGTCTTCCTTCACGAATCTGTAAGTTTTATAATGTAGTTTTCTATCATAGTATTTATAATGTAGTTTCTATCGTAGTATTTACTCAATGTAATAATTAGAATAAACAGTGTGTTCTTATTATTCCCAACTTCCCAAACTATGATGGAacagaataattgcaaaatagaCAATAGATAAATACCTTTAATCAAGTAAACAGTAAACAATTTGCTTAACGATTTGGTGTTATTTGTTGACAGCTATAATAAAACCGATATTTACACAGTATCACAGGATTTGACAGAACATTACAAAAGAATCAACACACAGATGGAGGGTCCACTCTTTaaccttttgactccaaaatcaatataactCTTCTTTGGAACTAAGAGAACAGATGTACCATgattcaagtctctaggacctttctaccaagagttatcgctCAGACGGTCATTACAagacacaattttaataaacccATTTTGGatctttaattatgttttaaaacattaataataatcttttataatattaaacattcttTCCAGCACAAATAAAGGAAAGGTGGTTCCATGTGTGGTTGTTATCTTGAATTAATGAATGGATTGATGTATTTGTTAGTTACCTTAATTCAACCTTACGCAGGCGGTTTCATGACTATTATTCAAGATTTTTTGGTTCAAAACTGCATAAAAAAACTtctgacaattttaaattttatattctgacCTGGATTTGagatgcaacctcagtgaagcctgttgcGCGATACATGTTATGACGTACACCTACCTTGTTGTAAGAGAGTAGAATTATATCTGCCAATcaaatgtacaattaaattagCCTACTTATACATATTGTCAGTTTTTTGATGCCATGTAACAGTGCTGGTATTTCACTGTGCAGTATGtccattttcaattaaattactaCCAAAcggtttattcaataaaattgttgATTGTTCAAAAGATCCATAGGAAAAGATTTATCCCTTACccaaaaaaaaactggaaatggTATTTCAAAGTTCTGAAATTTGTAGTAGCACCAACAGTCAGTTGCTTCACAATCAGCTTTTGTTGCTCTGTACTTCATCCTCTTTGTCTATTGCCAAACACTATGCTTTGTGACTCATTTTGTTTTCTCTATATTTCTTAGCGTAACAGAGTTTGCTCCTAGTTTATAAACCAACATTgtttaaagtaagttttatttagaaataatgtttattgtctAAGTACTCTTCGGAATGGTAAACTAATTATGACAAATAGGACATGGTTCTTCTCTTATAAAAGCTAggaaaaaattcatatatattttcaaattatggaACCAAATTTATTTAGGAAATCATAACTCtctacaactaaaaaaaaaataaatttactctctcAGTCAACAAGGTTTCCTTTCATAAACTTAAAGTGATGTGTTTTAGTTCTTTTATATAATAGAGcgttgtgttaaaaaaaatctacatagcctagtatttgaaaacaaatattttatattatgtcaaTTATGTCTGAAAAATTTGTTCTTCTGATTTGCCTTTTGGCTGGCTTTATGTACTGTATAGTGTGGTCTAAACTGTATACTTGCTTTACTTTTCTTTTGTCTATCtacttttatttatcaatttaatattatgaacatTAATGAATTGTAAAGTTACTTTCTGATAGTTCCCTAATTACCTTTAGTTCCCAACACATGTACAAATTGTATTAGATTAAATTGTTTCTTctgtattttataagaatatatgaAATAACACAAAAACTGTTTCCatctataacattttatttcttccatGAGGCATtctcttattaaattaaatattaatataacaatattactgtatttgtTCAGTTATAATCCTAGTGgttgatttaataatttcattttctttattttagggGTCAGCATCACATAATAATGTTTGTAGGGCTGCTATTATATGTCACTCAAGGAGGTTCATGGAAGCTAGGAGGATTAGAGTATCTTTGCAGGTAAACCAACTGCTTTTTAGAAtggattttaaacattgtaaactaTAATGGTGGCAGAGGTTAAACTGATTGTACTTAAGCTTAAAAATGTTACTCTGAATAACAATCTGGTAAGTGAGGTAATATTGTTGGTACTGTACACAGTAGGCCTACATTTATCATCTGTGGTCCAAATGGTCATATGGCAATATGTACTTGACAAACCAGACAATGACAATCTGATGAGAGAAGTACATTTGCACTTACTGGGCACCACAAGTCACATAGGCCTTAACCCTCtagctggtatgaaacga
This window of the Homalodisca vitripennis isolate AUS2020 unplaced genomic scaffold, UT_GWSS_2.1 ScUCBcl_9195;HRSCAF=17612, whole genome shotgun sequence genome carries:
- the LOC124374583 gene encoding protein-associating with the carboxyl-terminal domain of ezrin-like; the protein is MMGNERSQPTGLSIDETATEVTDSWSLHGATYAVGSVPKISVFVTSCSNSSEVSQLEKFTKNVMLYRHPCILKYVASWKKGWKFHLATEQVQPLAQVLPSQTALQVCVGLQNILKALVFLHESGSASHNNVCRAAIICHSRRFMEARRIRVSLQM